A genome region from Populus alba chromosome 5, ASM523922v2, whole genome shotgun sequence includes the following:
- the LOC118057069 gene encoding probable terpene synthase 3 has protein sequence MALQESTPKAQFRRTAEFHPSVWGDYFIKKAPCDEMLFSAWIKEVEVLKEEVRTMLTSATLKPSEKLKLMDIVLRLGIGYHFEGEFNGIIEHAYNTYHDNNFDDDLFTVALRFRLLREYGYNVSSDIFNEFKDGKGNFKDNLIDDVEGLLSLYEASFLGGHGEDTLDKALSFCKTHLESAVAHLVSPLADKVSHALKRPILKGVPKHEQWHHILIYKLDEACPGAVLMLAKLDFNVLQKCYQDELRIISRWWIDLDLATKLPFARDRVIECFFWGLGAFFEPQFVFARRFMTKVTVFLSIMDDIYDVHGTIEELELFTEKIERWDTSMEDLPDYMKLFFEALLGFFDEIEQETAKEGRPYCLHYCREMLKNQARAYLTEARWFNQDCVPQLEEYRRAGLYTSCYPMAAVAWLCGMAETGSKEAFEWMFKNPKIVVASSDIGRLMDDIKSHEFEQERGHVASAVECCMKQYGVSKEEAYDMLSKMVESDWKDINEELLKPSTVPRQILILMLNLARIIDVMYKDYDGYTDARNTTKEMLTAFLVDPLPVVA, from the exons ATGGCCCTTCAAGAATCAACCCCAAAAGCTCAGTTTCGTCGAACAGCAGAGTTTCATCCTTCTGTATGGGGTGATTACTTCATCAAGAAGGCTCCCTGTGATGAG ATGCTATTCAGCGCTTGGATTAAGGAAGTTGAGGTGCTGAAAGAAGAAGTGAGGACCATGCTTACAAGCGCCACTCTAAAACCATCAGAAAAGCTGAAGTTGATGGACATTGTCCTTCGGCTAGGCATTGGTTACCATTTTGAAGGAGAATTTAATGGCATAATAGAGCACGCATACAATACTTACCATGACAACAACTTCGACGATGACCTCTTTACAGTTGCTCTTCGATTTCGATTACTTAGAGAGTATGGATACAATGTTTCAAGTG ATATATTCAACGAGTTCAAGGATGGAAAAGGCAACTTCAAGGACAATCTTATTGATGATGTGGAAGGCTTGCTAAGTTTATATGAAGCTTCTTTCCTCGGTGGTCATGGAGAAGATACGCTAGATAAAGCTCTTTCCTTTTGCAAAACTCACCTCGAGTCCGCGGTTGCTCATCTGGTCTCTCCTCTTGCTGACAAAGTAAGTCATGCTTTGAAGCGGCCTATCCTCAAAGGCGTACCAAAGCATGAGCAATGGCACCACATCCTTATCTATAAGCTAGACGAAGCTTGCCCTGGAGCTGTTCTAATGCTAGCAAAGTTGGATTTCAATGTATTGCAAAAGTGCTACCAGGACGAGCTGAGGATTATCTCTAG GTGGTGGATAGACTTGGACTTGGCTACAAAGCTACCCTTTGCTCGAGACAGAGTGATTGAGTGCTTTTTTTGGGGACTGGGAGCATTTTTTGAGCCACAATTTGTATTTGCAAGGAGGTTCATGACAAAAGTAACTGTATTTTTGTCCATAATGGATGACATATATGATGTGCACGGAACGATTGAAGAACTTGAACTTTTCACCGAAAAGATTGAAAG GTGGGATACTAGCATGGAAGATCTGCCAGATTacatgaaattgttttttgaggCATTACTTGGTTTCTTCGATGAAATTGAGCAAGAGACAGCGAAGGAAGGAAGACCATACTGCCTGCACTACTGTAGAGAAATG TTGAAGAATCAAGCAAGGGCCTACCTTACTGAAGCAAGATGGTTCAACCAAGACTGTGTTCCACAACTGGAGGAATACAGGCGTGCTGGTCTGTATACTTCTTGTTATCCCATGGCCGCAGTGGCATGGTTATGTGGGATGGCAGAAACAGGTTCAAAGGAGGCATTTGAGTGGATGTTCAAAAATCCTAAAATCGTGGTTGCCTCATCTGATATCGGTAGGCTCATGGATGACATTAAATCCCATGAG TTTGAGCAAGAAAGAGGACATGTTGCGTCAGCTGTTGAGTGCTGCATGAAGCAATATGGTGTTTCAAAGGAAGAAGCATATGACATGTTGAGCAAGATGGTTGAAAGTGATTGGAAAGACATAAATGAGGAGCTTCTCAAGCCATCTACTGTTCCTAGGCAAATCTTGATACTTATGCTTAATCTAGCTCGTATCATCGACGTTATGTACAAGGATTATGATGGCTACACAGATGCCAGGAACACGACGAAGGAAATGCTGACTGCTTTCCTCGTAGATCCCCTTCCAGTTGTAGCATGA